Genomic DNA from Nonomuraea rubra:
GATCGTAAGGGGAACGGATGACGCGCGATCGGCGATCGGCGAACCCGACTCGGGCCAGGCGATGGCTCCGCACGATGCGGGCGCGGGATCCGCGCGAGGCACACCGCGCTGCTACCCCGCTGGAGCTGCTGTTCGACCTCTGTTTCGTGGTCGCGGTGGCGCAGGCGGCCGCCCAGTTGCACCACCACGTGACCGAAGCCCACCTCGGCGTCGGGCTGTTGGGCTATGCGATGGTTTTCTTCACGATCTGGTGGGCGTGGATGAACTTCACCTGGTTCGCCTCGGCCTACGACACCGATGACGTTGCCTATCGGCTGCTGACTCTGCTCCAGATGGCGGGTGCTCTGGTACTGGCGGCCGGGGTGCCCGCCGCCGCGACCTCCTATGACCTCACCGTGATCACCATTGGTTATGTGGTGATGCGCGTGGCGCTGGTCGCCCAGTGGCTGCGGGTAGCTCGGCAAGATGCCACCGGCCGCCCTGCGGGGATCCGGTACGCCGTCGGCATCATGGTGGTCCAGGCAGGCTGGCTTGTTCGGTTGGCGCTGCCGCATCCATGGGACTACACGGGGCTCGCGGTGCTCGTGATCGCCGAACTACTGGTGCCGATGTGGGCCGAGTTCCGGGGCACGGCCACGTCGTGGCACCCTGGCCACATTTCTGAACGCTACGGGCTGTTCACCATCATCGTCCTCGGCGAGGTCATCTTCGCTAGCCTTACCAGCATCCAATCCGCATTGTCCGAACACGGCGTATCCGGGCAAATGCTGCTGATAGCCGCTGGCGGCCTCATCCTGGTGTTCACCATGTGGTGGATCTACTTCATGGGCCCGGACGCCGCCCTGAGCACGCCGCGTATCGCATTGCTCTGGGGTTACGCCCATTACCTGCTGTTCGCCGCGGTCGCCGCACTCGGCGCAGGCCTACAGGTCGCCGTTGACGTGGCCGTGCATCGCGCCCACGTGGCCGCGACGACCGCGACGTTCGCCGTGGCGGTTCCCCTGGCCGGGTTCCTCCTGGTCATGTGCTGGCTGCGCCGACTGACACACACCGGCCTGGCACATCCGAGCCTGATGGTTACCGGGGCAGTCATCGTGCTGGTGCTGGCGCTGGCCACCCCCGTCCTAGGCGTCGGCGGGGTGATCCTGTCCATCGGCATCGCCGCTGCGGCCACGCTGACAGCAGCTCTTGTGGCCACGCACCGCGACGGGGTACCCCACCCTCCACCGGAGGCACGGTGACATGGTGCTCGATCTCCATCGACTGGCACACCTCATTGCCGTGGCGGAGGACGGCGGCATCGCCACAGCCGCACGCGCCTGACAAGGCCCAGCAAGCATCGCGATCACGCTCATGCCGAGAGGATGCTCGATGGGTCAGTGTCCTGTCAGCCGCGCGCCGTGGTAGGCCTTCGCTCCCAGCGGCGGGCACGTCGGCGGCGAACTGCTTATTGAATGGCGCCACCCTTGGAGACGACGCGGGCCCGACGAAACTCCAGATACGTCCGCCTGGGTGAGGAGACCTCCGCGTGTATCACCACCGAAGCCGACCCCGTCCAGCGCCGCCGTCCCCGCTGAGCTCGGCCCTTCAGCCGGATGAACTCACCAGGTCACGTGATCGGCCACACTCGCAGCACCTGATCGTCGTCGGGATCGAGCGCCACCCGGTAGCCGACCGCGTGCAGCGCCTCCTCATGCGCCGCTCACGCCTGTCCCGGCCGGACGGGATCAGGCGGGCGGGTCTGCGTAGACGTCGTGCAGCATGCCGGTGGCTTGGCCGACCTCGATGAGGTGCCCGTCCGGGTCGCGCATGTAGCAGCGGATCTCGGCCTTGCGGTCGATCGGCTCGGTGAGGAACCGGGCGCCGAGCGACGTCGCGTACGTGTGAAAGGCGGCGATGTCGGCGACGCGGACGTTCATGAAGGCGGTCACCGGGTCGCCGGGCTCGGGCGCCCGCAGCGTAACGTCCGGTTATCCGGGGTGGGGCCGCCGCCGGGGTTCATGATGATCCACGTGTTGGCGACCTTCACGATCGCCGGGTTCTCTTCAAGGACAACCTCGCCGCCCAGGACGTCCGCGTAGAACGCGCGCGAGCGGGCCACGTCCCGGACAGTCAGAAAGTGCGTGACTACGAGCCCCTCGACGGGCGCGGGCAGTTGTTCGCGGTCGACCATGCTCATCCCCTCACAGGTTGTGGTGCGCTTTGTGCGCCCAGCGGGCGGGGTCGGCTCCAGGGCGTCCCGATCCCAGCGGGCGACCTCGGCAGCGGGCCTCACTGCAAGGTGTCACGGGTCTCGTGCGAGTCGGCCACGCGCAGCCGCGGCCAGACCTGCCGCCCCATCGCCGTCCCCCCTCGGCCGGATCGGTCGTGCGCCGTTCTCGCGCAAGGGGGTCATGCCCGGCCGGACGGGGGTTAGTCAGGCAACGAACGTCACATCTGGCCGACGTCTTGGTCTGCTTCGCGACGTAGTCGACCACCTCGTCAGGAAACTCCGCCCGCCCGCGCGGGAACCGCCCGTGCTGCGTGAAGTACTTCAGCAACAGCGCAAAGGCCAGACGAGTGCCCTCCTGCTTCGCACTGGCCAGGCCGACCTCATCGCTCAGGACGGTCCAGTGCTCAAGGATGTCGGCGTACGGCTACCAGTGCCGGGAGTGTCAAAAACTTAACGGCTCTGGCCCGTAATCGGTGGTGGCGTTGAGTGATCTTCACGGCAGCAGGATGCGGTGGCGCAGAAGGTCGAACCCGGCGCGGCCGTGCATCTGGCGCATGATCCTCTTCGTGCGGGTGTTGACGCCTTCGGTTCGGCCGTTGTGGTGCGGGAGGGTGAGGGCGGCGTTCACGGCGTCGCGATCGAGTTCGATGCCGTTGGCGAAGCCGTGCAGGTGCGGCAGATCAGCGGCTCGGAGGGTGGTGATCCAGGCGGTGAGCTTGGCGTCGTTGCCGTCGGCCGGGGTGAGGAGCTCGGCGAAGCTGCGGACATGGCGGGCGAGTTCGGCCAGTTCGGGGCAGGCGGCTGTGAGCTCCTGCACCAGCTGGGTGTCGCTATCACGCAGCCGGTCGGGGTGGGTGAGCAGGAGACGGGCCAAGCGGCGCGGCGTGATGACGGGCCGCTCTCCTTCGGCTCGGCCCTGGGTGATGTAGCGGTAGAGCAGGTTGAGGCTGCCGGTGTAGCCGAGCTCTTTGATCTCTCGAAACAGCTGCTGGACGGCAACGGCCGGATCGGCGGCGCGCCGTTCTCGCAGGTGATCGCGGTAAGGATCGACGAGAGTGGGTCGATAGCGCGGAGCGCGGCGCAAAGCCTCGGGCTTGTGGGTGCGGGCGTAGCGCTTGACGGTGTTGAGGGACAAGTTCAACCGACGGGCGCACTCCAAGAGGCCGACGCCCCGCTCCAGCAGGTCGTGGATCTTCTGCCAACGCTCACGGGTAGTCTGTTCATGGACGCCGGCGGGCCGCGACGGGTTAACCGTGGCCCAGCAGGCGCTGTGGGAGCGAACCTCAGCAAGGGTCTTGTCGCAGAAATTCGCCCACAGGTGCCACCTGTCCCCGACCTGCACTGCATCCGGCAGAGCGCGTCGAACCGCCTCACCGTACGCGCCCGACCCGTCGCGGCAGACGATCTCGACCCCAGGGTGGGATCGCAGCCACGTCTCCAGCACATCGGCACCGCGGCCGGGCAGGACATCGATCCGCTCGCCGGTCTCGGCGTCGATCAGGATGGTGGCATAACGGTGCCGGCGCTTGAGCGCGAAGTCATCGACACCCAGCACGCGCGGGATCCGCAGCGCCGGCAGCGGCAGCCGCGCCGACAGGCGCAGCGCTGTGGACCTCGAAATCGTGACGGCCAGGACCGCCGACAGCCGCGCACCCGCCCGACCGGCCAGTTCCTTCACCACCGCGCCCAGCTGGCCGGTGAGCCTGCTCGTTCGACGCTGGTAGCGCTCGAGCAGCCCGGGCACCTGCTCACGGAACGTCTGCCGAGGGCATCCCCACGCCGGGCAGACCAGACGCCGTACCTGTAGCGACACCACCACCCGCCGCCCGTCGACCGGGACATCCGTGACCGTCCGGCTCACGTAGCCGTGCACCCGACCGCTCAGCGCCCCGCACACCGGGCACGGCACCGGCTCGTCGCGAGTACGGGCCATGACCCGAATGAGGTCGTCCTCGTCCTCTACTGCCTCGATGACCAGGGCAGACAGCCCCGCAAATACCACACCCACAAGATCGTCGATCTTCAGCATGGCCCAGCCTGGCAGGGATCACTCAGTGCCACCACCGATTACGGGCCAGAGCCGTTAGTAGTTTTACAGTCCCACAGGCCCCAAAGTAGCGCTGGTAAAAACAATCACGCGAGGCAGTCGGACAC
This window encodes:
- a CDS encoding DUF4158 domain-containing protein, with amino-acid sequence MLEHWTVLSDEVGLASAKQEGTRLAFALLLKYFTQHGRFPRGRAEFPDEVVDYVAKQTKTSARCDVRCLTNPRPAGHDPLARERRTTDPAEGGRRWGGRSGRGCAWPTRTRPVTPCSEARCRGRPLGSGRPGADPARWAHKAHHNL
- a CDS encoding VOC family protein — encoded protein: MNVRVADIAAFHTYATSLGARFLTEPIDRKAEIRCYMRDPDGHLIEVGQATGMLHDVYADPPA
- a CDS encoding low temperature requirement protein A, with amino-acid sequence MTRDRRSANPTRARRWLRTMRARDPREAHRAATPLELLFDLCFVVAVAQAAAQLHHHVTEAHLGVGLLGYAMVFFTIWWAWMNFTWFASAYDTDDVAYRLLTLLQMAGALVLAAGVPAAATSYDLTVITIGYVVMRVALVAQWLRVARQDATGRPAGIRYAVGIMVVQAGWLVRLALPHPWDYTGLAVLVIAELLVPMWAEFRGTATSWHPGHISERYGLFTIIVLGEVIFASLTSIQSALSEHGVSGQMLLIAAGGLILVFTMWWIYFMGPDAALSTPRIALLWGYAHYLLFAAVAALGAGLQVAVDVAVHRAHVAATTATFAVAVPLAGFLLVMCWLRRLTHTGLAHPSLMVTGAVIVLVLALATPVLGVGGVILSIGIAAAATLTAALVATHRDGVPHPPPEAR
- a CDS encoding VOC family protein; its protein translation is MSMVDREQLPAPVEGLVVTHFLTVRDVARSRAFYADVLGGEVVLEENPAIVKVANTWIIMNPGGGPTPDNRTLRCGRPSPATR
- a CDS encoding ISL3 family transposase codes for the protein MLKIDDLVGVVFAGLSALVIEAVEDEDDLIRVMARTRDEPVPCPVCGALSGRVHGYVSRTVTDVPVDGRRVVVSLQVRRLVCPAWGCPRQTFREQVPGLLERYQRRTSRLTGQLGAVVKELAGRAGARLSAVLAVTISRSTALRLSARLPLPALRIPRVLGVDDFALKRRHRYATILIDAETGERIDVLPGRGADVLETWLRSHPGVEIVCRDGSGAYGEAVRRALPDAVQVGDRWHLWANFCDKTLAEVRSHSACWATVNPSRPAGVHEQTTRERWQKIHDLLERGVGLLECARRLNLSLNTVKRYARTHKPEALRRAPRYRPTLVDPYRDHLRERRAADPAVAVQQLFREIKELGYTGSLNLLYRYITQGRAEGERPVITPRRLARLLLTHPDRLRDSDTQLVQELTAACPELAELARHVRSFAELLTPADGNDAKLTAWITTLRAADLPHLHGFANGIELDRDAVNAALTLPHHNGRTEGVNTRTKRIMRQMHGRAGFDLLRHRILLP